The Kutzneria kofuensis genome has a window encoding:
- a CDS encoding serine/threonine protein kinase, with amino-acid sequence MSDRTRPDDGRAQPGWYVGDGDNPDTYRLEEPVGRGGEGEVWRATSVIRNGDRLHWAVKILHAENLETGLEESMADALERWYQRAHHTLQVTGQLQVEGVVGATMVFKGPRPHPPGEAGRVRTLYVLSPWVDGADLTGWLKRDPTFPQVCAVAAQLAGIVDGLATSRIEIAHRDISPANVLVEAGTDRVHLIDFTFAVPLHSGLVTTIQNKGYTAPEALVGRGSPEADRYSFGGVVFYLLTGRNPEVENAAAECFDQLVRASRPAALARHVSALLSADPHDRPACLVDWVAELAELGTATPTGLRYADLHLSVDGFRTATITAIRGTTLARARLGPASLQVLVADADAPHAPVLVRSVTDGAGNTVEFAIDKAERLMVGRAGAWTAVGRAAVDAGLAVVRTATGSARAYLVDPVRDRMSTVDTAVDGEVRCSGAGAYLRRVLAATVDHDGVGIVAALSHTSELVILTDDDPERLHRLSVPDVRSAALGLNTWGEPVCFAAGAGSRELAVFEQHYGQWLATGTVAAPDEVGEVACVGQRDGLTLAVGGPGGLWTRTRTGEQQTEWQQLADRHCHRVALDVGAAWRVQLAAIVDGQVVVATEDFDGQWSTTVMA; translated from the coding sequence GTGAGTGACAGGACGCGCCCGGACGACGGGCGAGCACAGCCGGGGTGGTACGTCGGGGATGGCGACAACCCCGACACGTACCGGCTGGAGGAACCAGTCGGCCGCGGCGGCGAGGGCGAGGTGTGGCGGGCCACCTCGGTCATCCGCAACGGCGACCGGCTGCACTGGGCGGTCAAGATCCTGCACGCGGAGAACCTGGAGACCGGGCTCGAGGAGTCCATGGCGGACGCCCTCGAACGGTGGTACCAGCGGGCGCACCACACCCTGCAGGTGACCGGCCAGCTGCAGGTCGAGGGCGTGGTCGGCGCGACCATGGTCTTCAAGGGTCCCCGACCGCACCCGCCGGGCGAGGCCGGCCGCGTCCGGACCCTGTACGTGCTGTCGCCCTGGGTGGACGGGGCGGACCTGACCGGCTGGCTGAAGCGCGACCCCACCTTCCCGCAGGTGTGCGCGGTCGCCGCCCAGCTCGCCGGCATCGTCGACGGCCTGGCCACCAGCCGGATCGAGATCGCCCACCGGGACATCTCGCCGGCCAACGTGCTGGTGGAAGCCGGCACGGACCGGGTCCACCTGATCGATTTCACCTTCGCCGTGCCGCTGCACAGCGGGCTGGTCACCACCATCCAGAACAAGGGCTACACGGCCCCGGAGGCACTGGTCGGCCGGGGCAGTCCCGAGGCGGACCGGTACTCCTTCGGCGGTGTGGTGTTCTACCTGCTCACCGGGCGCAATCCGGAGGTCGAGAACGCCGCCGCGGAGTGCTTCGACCAGCTGGTCCGCGCCAGCCGCCCGGCCGCGCTGGCGCGACACGTGTCGGCCCTGCTGTCGGCCGATCCGCACGACCGGCCGGCATGCCTGGTGGACTGGGTGGCCGAGCTCGCCGAACTGGGCACGGCCACGCCCACCGGCCTCCGCTACGCCGACCTGCATCTCAGCGTCGACGGGTTCCGCACCGCGACGATCACCGCGATCCGCGGCACGACCCTGGCCAGAGCCCGGTTGGGACCCGCCTCACTCCAGGTGCTGGTGGCCGATGCCGACGCGCCGCACGCACCCGTGCTGGTTCGTTCGGTCACCGATGGCGCCGGGAACACGGTCGAGTTCGCCATCGACAAGGCGGAACGGCTCATGGTCGGTCGCGCCGGCGCCTGGACCGCCGTGGGCCGGGCTGCAGTCGACGCCGGGCTCGCGGTCGTCCGCACCGCCACCGGTTCGGCCAGGGCCTATCTCGTCGACCCGGTCCGCGATCGAATGTCCACTGTGGATACGGCGGTGGACGGCGAGGTCCGCTGCAGTGGGGCCGGCGCGTACCTGCGGCGGGTGCTGGCCGCAACGGTCGACCATGACGGCGTCGGGATCGTCGCGGCCCTGTCGCACACCTCCGAGCTGGTGATCCTCACCGACGACGATCCCGAGCGGTTGCACCGGCTCTCCGTGCCCGACGTGCGATCAGCCGCCCTCGGGCTGAACACCTGGGGCGAACCGGTGTGCTTCGCCGCCGGCGCCGGTTCCCGTGAACTCGCGGTCTTCGAGCAGCACTACGGCCAATGGCTGGCGACGGGGACGGTGGCGGCCCCCGATGAAGTGGGCGAAGTGGCCTGCGTCGGGCAACGAGACGGCCTCACCCTGGCCGTCGGCGGCCCCGGCGGGCTGTGGACCAGGACCCGTACCGGCGAGCAGCAGACCGAGTGGCAGCAGCTGGCCGACCGGCACTGCCACCGGGTCGCGCTCGACGTCGGCGCCGCGTGGCGTGTGCAGCTGGCCGCGATCGTGGACGGGCAGGTCGTCGTCGCGACCGAGGATTTCGACGGCCAGTGGTCCACGACGGTCATGGCGTGA
- a CDS encoding AAA family ATPase, whose protein sequence is MILDFTSYLAERAEEFTGREWVLDALAAWRADPAGERFFLIVGEPGAGKTAVAARVAGDADAVHFCSARDRRWIIPRTFAESVSEQLAAAKPAFATALLRHAARNVTIQQTVAGDNAGQMVGVGTLVVDGSADDAFDRLVRTPIEAVTEPVLLLVDGLDESLAYPGSVTIADLVAQSAELPPSVRFVLTCRPLPDLVRMLRRAGARECVLSPREGPGRNLALHDVERYVERLAPDFDFAPELSVPQFVAAVRDRSGGNFLFTRHLLFNLAQQRIPVTRAAITALPRGLDGVYLDFLYRLAGPGQRGRYREIAAVLAVLAVAQQPLDEDHVARFTGLPAVTVRGALTDLRQFLHTDDTLPATTRTYALYHASFAELLLDRDRAEEYWVDGAAAHHAIAVAYLGGDRSHCDDYGLNSLAVHLYEAGDVGPLQSLVDAAWIAERRSRRNDGYDGVLADLDLAWRAAEQADRSAVAAGRPAPYLADELRWALAVASVGTRVLPTALLRELARTGVWSAEQTLGYARLHRSAPDRSETLAALAPVLPEPLRGEAFLEAVATAEGLVAAGTEPAAGRRVAVLAGLIPLLPLDLRRRAVAAALDNARQLSDQRRVAGGNVGHYGSQFGELYRHTGFRSTALDRIAAALAQVGWSDDAAELRRICELPDDAAFGEATAGILARLTDIQSPPPESGDAVTAADVRRQLAEVASEPINDAEMRSATAITLADNRPDPTDPTPAARLDELIRAAPSPYSARDLSAMAAPYQAAALAELAGRLPDDAMAKALDFAERISEPHARRRAIRALGPFLPQSMLRDVIARPGAALLAPLVDVLSDPLLLDALAAVREISDVDSRAAGLAVLAPHLPEPQAGEAVGLLSEWLASTDPAPRGALGAVAGHLPADLAARAFAALRRVARPVNTWSGPDRGSVTAILGLVPHLSEPDRTEALQLIQVAVERGTWRPRSWGFTDAQSPIFAALAAVRAWPPSSDRDHVLRMLVDHAIDQARTARYGRDYETWMLRYRIGLFIVLLPHLPEPHLTEVADIVLRMIVDKSTDTLPADQTAALAAHLPARLLDVAERAITAAPLPRFLPADLLPAALDVARRRGNVDWLFAVAERGLLASCLTVAEEMGGPLLRLEVVTRHAHQLARLPAPELYEVWRATLHGLAGLDRRRFLAHLRDLGPVITALAGPAGRPAVVRAVDAVAAIWP, encoded by the coding sequence GTGATCCTCGACTTCACCAGCTACCTCGCCGAACGCGCCGAGGAGTTCACCGGCCGGGAGTGGGTCCTCGACGCCCTGGCCGCCTGGCGGGCCGACCCGGCCGGCGAACGGTTCTTCCTCATCGTCGGCGAGCCGGGGGCCGGCAAGACCGCGGTGGCGGCCCGGGTGGCCGGCGACGCCGACGCCGTGCACTTCTGCTCGGCGCGGGACCGCCGCTGGATCATCCCGCGCACCTTCGCCGAATCGGTGAGCGAGCAGCTCGCCGCGGCCAAGCCGGCGTTCGCCACGGCGCTGCTGCGGCACGCGGCCCGCAACGTCACGATCCAGCAGACGGTCGCGGGGGACAACGCCGGCCAGATGGTCGGCGTCGGCACGCTGGTCGTGGACGGCTCCGCGGACGACGCCTTCGACCGGCTGGTTCGGACGCCGATCGAGGCGGTCACCGAGCCCGTGCTGCTGTTGGTCGACGGGCTGGACGAGAGCCTGGCCTATCCGGGCTCGGTCACGATCGCCGACCTGGTCGCGCAGTCGGCCGAGCTGCCGCCGTCGGTGCGGTTCGTGCTCACCTGCCGTCCGCTGCCCGATCTGGTGCGGATGCTGCGGCGGGCGGGCGCCCGGGAGTGCGTGCTCTCGCCTCGTGAGGGCCCCGGCCGCAATCTCGCCCTGCACGACGTCGAGCGGTACGTCGAGCGACTCGCACCCGACTTCGACTTCGCCCCGGAACTGTCCGTGCCGCAGTTCGTCGCGGCCGTGCGGGACCGCAGCGGCGGCAACTTCCTGTTCACCCGGCACCTGCTGTTCAACCTTGCGCAGCAACGGATTCCCGTCACCCGCGCTGCGATCACGGCGCTGCCGCGCGGCTTGGACGGCGTCTATCTGGACTTCCTGTATCGCCTGGCCGGCCCGGGACAACGCGGACGGTACCGGGAGATCGCCGCGGTCCTGGCCGTTCTCGCCGTCGCGCAACAGCCTCTCGACGAGGACCACGTCGCACGGTTCACCGGCCTGCCGGCGGTGACCGTTCGCGGAGCGCTCACCGACCTCCGCCAGTTCCTGCACACCGACGACACCCTGCCGGCCACGACCCGCACGTACGCGCTGTATCACGCCTCCTTCGCCGAGCTGCTGCTCGACCGCGACCGCGCCGAGGAGTACTGGGTCGACGGGGCGGCCGCGCACCACGCCATCGCGGTGGCCTACCTCGGCGGCGATCGGTCTCATTGCGACGACTACGGCCTGAACAGCCTGGCCGTGCACCTCTACGAGGCCGGCGACGTCGGGCCGTTGCAGTCCCTGGTGGACGCGGCCTGGATCGCCGAGCGCCGAAGCCGCCGCAACGACGGATACGACGGTGTGCTCGCCGACCTCGACCTGGCGTGGCGCGCCGCCGAGCAGGCCGATCGCTCGGCGGTGGCAGCCGGTCGGCCGGCTCCGTACCTGGCCGACGAGCTGCGCTGGGCGCTGGCCGTCGCCAGCGTGGGCACGCGGGTCCTGCCGACGGCGTTGCTGCGCGAGTTGGCCCGTACCGGCGTGTGGAGCGCCGAGCAGACCCTGGGCTACGCCCGCCTGCACCGATCGGCGCCGGACCGGTCCGAAACCCTGGCGGCGTTGGCGCCGGTGCTGCCGGAACCGCTGCGCGGCGAGGCTTTCCTGGAGGCGGTCGCCACCGCGGAGGGACTGGTGGCCGCCGGCACGGAACCGGCGGCGGGGCGGCGGGTGGCCGTGCTCGCCGGGCTCATCCCGTTGCTGCCGCTGGATCTGCGTCGACGGGCCGTCGCCGCGGCGCTCGACAACGCGCGGCAGCTGTCCGATCAACGCCGCGTCGCCGGCGGCAACGTCGGCCACTACGGCAGCCAGTTCGGCGAACTCTATCGGCACACCGGGTTCCGCAGCACCGCGCTCGACCGGATCGCCGCCGCCCTGGCGCAGGTCGGCTGGTCCGATGACGCCGCCGAGCTGCGGCGGATCTGCGAACTGCCGGACGACGCGGCGTTCGGCGAGGCCACGGCGGGGATCCTCGCCCGGCTGACGGACATCCAGTCGCCGCCGCCGGAATCCGGCGACGCCGTCACGGCTGCCGACGTCCGCCGGCAGCTCGCCGAGGTCGCGTCCGAGCCGATCAACGACGCCGAGATGCGGTCCGCCACGGCGATCACGCTCGCCGACAACCGGCCGGACCCGACCGACCCCACCCCGGCCGCCCGGCTCGACGAGCTGATCCGCGCCGCGCCATCGCCCTACAGCGCAAGGGATCTCAGTGCCATGGCGGCCCCGTACCAAGCCGCCGCGCTGGCGGAGCTGGCGGGCCGGCTGCCGGACGACGCCATGGCCAAGGCATTGGACTTCGCCGAGCGCATCTCCGAACCGCACGCGCGGCGCCGAGCCATCCGAGCCCTGGGGCCGTTCCTGCCCCAGTCGATGCTGCGGGACGTCATCGCGCGCCCCGGCGCCGCACTGCTCGCGCCCCTCGTCGACGTCCTGTCCGACCCGTTGCTGCTCGACGCCCTCGCGGCCGTCCGGGAGATCTCCGACGTCGACTCCCGGGCCGCCGGACTCGCCGTGCTGGCGCCGCACCTGCCCGAGCCGCAGGCCGGGGAAGCGGTCGGTCTTCTGTCCGAGTGGCTCGCCAGCACCGACCCGGCGCCGCGCGGCGCCCTTGGCGCCGTGGCCGGACACCTGCCGGCCGACCTCGCCGCACGTGCCTTCGCCGCGCTGCGCAGGGTGGCGCGACCGGTCAACACCTGGTCGGGACCGGACCGTGGGAGTGTCACGGCGATCCTGGGGCTCGTTCCTCACCTGTCCGAGCCGGACCGAACCGAGGCCCTGCAGCTCATCCAGGTGGCGGTCGAGCGGGGAACGTGGCGGCCCCGGTCCTGGGGCTTCACGGACGCCCAGTCGCCGATCTTCGCCGCCCTCGCGGCCGTCCGCGCCTGGCCGCCGTCGTCGGATCGCGACCACGTTCTCCGTATGCTGGTCGACCACGCGATCGACCAGGCCCGGACGGCGCGATACGGCCGTGACTACGAGACCTGGATGCTGCGGTACCGGATCGGGCTGTTCATCGTGCTGCTGCCCCACCTGCCCGAACCCCATCTGACCGAGGTCGCCGACATCGTCCTGCGGATGATCGTCGACAAGTCCACCGACACCCTTCCGGCCGACCAGACCGCCGCCCTGGCCGCGCATCTGCCCGCACGGCTCCTGGACGTCGCCGAACGCGCCATCACCGCCGCCCCGCTGCCGCGATTCCTGCCCGCGGACCTGCTGCCCGCCGCCCTGGACGTCGCCCGCCGGCGCGGCAACGTCGACTGGCTCTTCGCCGTCGCCGAGCGCGGCCTGCTCGCCTCGTGCCTCACCGTCGCCGAGGAGATGGGCGGCCCCCTGCTCCGGCTCGAGGTCGTCACCCGCCACGCACACCAGCTCGCCCGGCTGCCCGCGCCGGAGTTGTACGAGGTGTGGCGGGCGACCCTGCATGGCCTGGCCGGCCTGGACCGCCGCCGTTTCCTGGCCCACCTGCGGGACCTCGGCCCCGTCATCACCGCTCTCGCCGGCCCCGCCGGTCGCCCGGCCGTCGTACGGGCCGTCGACGCGGTCGCGGCCATCTGGCCGTGA
- a CDS encoding SAVMC3_10250 family protein, which yields MYHEFVYVSGEKVRNCVPMRTAWWQGLRVRKLGAGLKFSPVEASLDVEPTAIAEDDRRLGKLMEYLDGSGRYYTEPDVDRGEWVMFEGHIGMALVDTEPAPGAVLFCEAEPLAVTTPRIVLHGSAQHLRASVSPTTGGAPPERRGGYSVATHANVARILDAASKAHRAAPPGGLRRLFGGSAEDSTDLEQNLATYFREVACTAEYRDFAPYLGGHARITAVLRPPSLPFPVIMASPLYVRYERP from the coding sequence GTGTACCACGAGTTCGTGTACGTGTCGGGTGAGAAGGTCCGCAACTGTGTCCCGATGCGGACCGCGTGGTGGCAGGGACTGCGCGTCAGGAAACTGGGGGCCGGGCTCAAGTTCAGCCCGGTGGAGGCCTCGCTCGACGTCGAACCGACGGCGATCGCCGAGGACGACCGACGGCTCGGCAAGTTGATGGAGTACCTCGACGGCTCCGGTCGCTACTACACCGAACCCGACGTCGACCGGGGTGAGTGGGTCATGTTCGAAGGCCACATCGGCATGGCGCTCGTCGACACCGAACCCGCGCCCGGCGCGGTTCTGTTCTGCGAAGCCGAACCCCTCGCGGTGACCACCCCGCGCATCGTGCTGCACGGGTCGGCCCAGCATCTCCGGGCGAGCGTGTCCCCCACGACGGGTGGCGCTCCGCCGGAACGGCGCGGCGGCTACTCCGTGGCCACGCACGCGAACGTCGCCCGAATCCTCGACGCGGCGAGCAAGGCCCACCGTGCGGCTCCCCCCGGTGGACTGCGCCGGCTGTTCGGCGGCTCCGCCGAGGACAGCACCGACCTGGAGCAGAACCTGGCGACGTACTTCCGGGAAGTCGCCTGCACGGCCGAGTACCGCGATTTCGCTCCCTATCTCGGCGGACACGCCCGGATCACCGCGGTCCTGCGGCCACCGAGCCTCCCGTTCCCCGTCATCATGGCTTCGCCGTTGTACGTGCGATACGAACGCCCGTGA
- a CDS encoding TetR/AcrR family transcriptional regulator — MRADAQRNHDRILLAAGSMFVDCGIDAPMESIAREAGVGIGTLYRRFPSRQALLLAVLARETATMADEARIALAEEPTRWAALARFTRSMVRQRVSLALFDADHGLRAIDDELARVTLTLWRLLDDIVAGAREEGMLRPDVTPMNLVGIIGMLTRHSAGRAGAAPAASSEQLTDIVLAGLQPRLRPDR, encoded by the coding sequence ATGCGCGCGGACGCCCAACGCAACCACGACCGCATCCTGCTCGCCGCCGGGTCGATGTTCGTCGACTGTGGCATCGACGCGCCGATGGAGTCGATCGCACGCGAGGCGGGCGTCGGCATCGGCACCCTGTACCGGCGCTTCCCCAGCCGTCAGGCGCTGCTGCTCGCCGTGCTGGCCCGGGAGACCGCGACGATGGCCGACGAGGCACGGATCGCGCTGGCCGAGGAACCCACCCGGTGGGCGGCGCTGGCCCGGTTCACCCGCAGCATGGTGCGGCAGCGGGTCAGCCTCGCCCTTTTCGACGCCGACCACGGGTTGCGAGCGATCGACGACGAACTGGCCCGGGTCACGCTGACGCTGTGGCGACTGCTCGACGACATCGTCGCGGGCGCGCGCGAGGAGGGCATGCTCCGGCCCGATGTCACGCCGATGAATCTCGTCGGCATCATCGGCATGCTGACCCGCCATTCCGCCGGCCGCGCGGGCGCCGCACCCGCCGCTTCCTCGGAGCAGCTGACGGACATCGTGCTGGCCGGGCTCCAGCCACGCCTCCGGCCGGACCGATGA
- a CDS encoding vWA domain-containing protein — protein MSSLDSTSHKLVVVPGGGPISDNRIGLPVGVPGGTGLLQFYSGQDLVQIAVFAAELPEVPPGHVAMADELASAWDFYASDSGKAWRFDPVTPRTARRVVLELPTEIDPGDAAREIARSGLAGTLLWVPDGAADVFLTVNGVPHRVREIDLGGPRSGLACLTRDTAVELYVSSVRAGVDIVVLADVSNSMTVDDLPADVEGPWSRGERWMTRLDALKRALMEMLDIRLQVSGRVSRLALVEFNEQARHKFPRGGGMAQLDGSSPEDLVADFRTAIALLRPSGGTNIGNALHEAANLLYQHGHPGNEKLIVLVSDGANWTPTGDQGTGEMVYTHQEPVSLVAHLHNDADIRLHAIGISTAELFHRRGRYQPNETIVPNHALLEELVKVGGGDPTTVGGLDVLADYFAGLGGGIVHRVGERLTEPPRPGPLPDRTRAALDRLRMAGAADWDGRRDELRGLIADLTKGCNDETKRVFGQPVWRDLVLQRLLSRELGQPITDVNVFTRALANGLRLSRTTPPFAALCDLLGRLASMESDYPSITALVGAQVDSPAAAQVLIMQRLHDQLGELHVALAEASPSATTDSSRDEPAPKSRYTYRE, from the coding sequence ATGAGCAGCCTCGACTCGACGTCCCACAAGCTGGTCGTGGTGCCCGGCGGTGGTCCGATCAGCGACAACCGCATCGGGTTGCCCGTCGGAGTGCCCGGCGGGACCGGGTTGCTGCAGTTCTACTCCGGCCAGGACCTGGTGCAGATCGCCGTGTTCGCCGCCGAGTTGCCCGAGGTCCCGCCCGGTCACGTGGCGATGGCCGACGAGCTGGCCAGCGCCTGGGACTTCTACGCGTCCGACAGCGGGAAAGCCTGGCGGTTCGACCCGGTGACCCCGCGGACGGCGCGGCGCGTCGTCCTCGAACTGCCGACCGAGATCGATCCGGGCGACGCCGCCCGCGAGATCGCGCGGAGCGGGCTCGCCGGCACGCTGCTGTGGGTCCCGGACGGCGCCGCCGACGTCTTCCTCACGGTCAACGGCGTGCCGCACCGCGTGCGGGAGATCGACCTGGGCGGGCCGCGATCGGGCCTGGCCTGCCTGACCAGGGACACGGCCGTCGAGCTCTACGTGTCGTCGGTGCGGGCCGGCGTGGACATCGTGGTCCTCGCCGACGTCAGCAACTCGATGACCGTCGACGACCTGCCCGCCGACGTCGAGGGGCCGTGGTCACGCGGCGAGCGTTGGATGACCCGGCTCGACGCGCTCAAACGGGCGCTGATGGAGATGCTCGACATCCGGCTCCAGGTGTCGGGGCGGGTGTCCCGGCTTGCGCTGGTCGAGTTCAACGAGCAGGCGCGGCACAAGTTCCCGCGCGGCGGCGGGATGGCGCAGCTGGACGGCAGCTCGCCGGAGGACCTGGTGGCCGACTTCCGCACCGCGATCGCGCTGCTGCGTCCGTCCGGTGGCACCAACATCGGCAACGCGCTGCACGAGGCGGCCAACCTGCTGTACCAGCACGGGCATCCCGGCAACGAGAAGCTGATCGTGCTGGTGAGCGACGGGGCGAACTGGACGCCCACCGGCGACCAGGGCACCGGCGAGATGGTGTACACGCACCAGGAGCCGGTGAGCCTGGTCGCGCACCTGCACAACGACGCCGACATCCGCCTGCACGCCATCGGCATCAGCACGGCCGAGTTGTTCCACCGCCGCGGCCGGTACCAGCCGAACGAAACCATCGTGCCCAACCACGCCCTGCTGGAGGAACTGGTCAAGGTGGGCGGCGGCGACCCGACCACCGTGGGCGGGCTGGACGTGCTGGCCGACTACTTCGCCGGTCTGGGCGGCGGCATCGTTCACCGTGTCGGCGAGCGGCTCACCGAGCCGCCACGGCCGGGTCCGCTGCCCGACCGCACGCGGGCCGCGCTCGACCGGCTGCGCATGGCGGGCGCCGCCGACTGGGACGGCCGTCGCGACGAGCTGCGGGGCCTCATCGCCGACCTGACGAAGGGATGCAACGACGAGACGAAGCGCGTGTTCGGCCAACCCGTGTGGCGGGACCTCGTCCTGCAGCGCCTGCTCAGCCGGGAGCTGGGCCAGCCGATCACGGACGTGAACGTCTTCACCAGGGCTCTGGCCAACGGACTGCGGCTCAGCCGAACCACGCCGCCCTTCGCGGCGCTGTGCGACCTGCTCGGCCGGCTGGCGAGCATGGAATCGGACTATCCGTCGATCACGGCGCTGGTCGGCGCCCAGGTCGACTCGCCGGCCGCCGCCCAGGTGCTGATCATGCAGCGGTTGCACGACCAGCTCGGCGAACTGCACGTCGCGCTGGCCGAGGCCAGCCCGTCGGCCACGACGGACAGCTCCCGGGACGAGCCCGCTCCCAAGAGCCGCTACACCTACCGTGAGTGA
- a CDS encoding acyltransferase domain-containing protein, producing MTATVVFPSRSEARVRLRQLGVPTVDIEPAVEALAIMERSPQLRAALARRHDELFTSTEPTAWPDLTPDAVGRYFYVNLFLLAIPTAMERLRALGVSDDVMRDTFADVGAKALSYRLGHGVGGLDKQNWLVRHFRGQLFRLGRLQFERSTLPADLTGGPETGSPVLDLHIAADGPLTPELVDASLRAATEFFPAHFPDEHYRHAICRSWLLDPQLRECLPAEANIVRFQRRFRLFAPAVECDEDVLYFVFNVPEGVAADLDTLPQESTLQRAVVTHLKAGRHWRLCFGWFPLPCV from the coding sequence ATGACGGCGACGGTCGTGTTCCCCTCCCGGTCGGAGGCACGGGTTCGGCTGCGCCAGCTGGGCGTGCCGACCGTCGACATCGAGCCGGCCGTCGAGGCGTTGGCGATCATGGAGCGGTCCCCGCAGCTGCGCGCCGCGTTGGCCCGCCGGCATGACGAGCTGTTCACCAGCACGGAGCCGACCGCCTGGCCGGACCTGACGCCGGACGCCGTCGGCCGCTACTTCTACGTGAACCTGTTCCTGCTGGCGATTCCGACCGCGATGGAGCGGCTGCGGGCGCTCGGTGTCTCGGACGACGTCATGCGGGACACCTTCGCCGATGTCGGCGCCAAGGCCCTGTCCTATCGCCTCGGCCACGGCGTCGGCGGTCTCGACAAGCAGAACTGGCTGGTCCGGCACTTCCGCGGCCAGCTGTTCCGCCTCGGCCGGCTGCAGTTCGAACGGTCCACGCTGCCGGCCGACCTGACCGGCGGACCTGAGACCGGCAGCCCCGTGCTGGACCTGCACATCGCCGCCGACGGGCCACTCACGCCCGAGCTGGTGGACGCCTCGCTGCGGGCGGCCACGGAGTTCTTCCCCGCGCATTTCCCGGACGAGCACTACCGACACGCCATCTGCCGCTCGTGGCTGCTGGATCCCCAGCTGCGGGAATGCCTGCCGGCCGAGGCCAACATCGTCCGGTTCCAGCGCCGGTTCCGTCTCTTCGCGCCCGCCGTCGAGTGCGACGAGGACGTCCTCTACTTCGTCTTCAACGTGCCCGAGGGCGTCGCCGCCGATCTCGACACGCTGCCGCAGGAGAGCACGCTGCAGCGCGCGGTCGTCACACACCTCAAGGCCGGCCGGCACTGGCGACTGTGCTTCGGCTGGTTCCCCCTGCCCTGCGTCTAG
- a CDS encoding SRPBCC family protein, with protein MPRTDTASRVVAAPPERVYAALIDPAALLAWLPPAGMSGRFDHFDPRPGGSYRLTLTYADASGAPGKATADSDVVEARFVDIVPGVRVVQAVEFVSDDPAYAGTMVMTWSVAAAHPGTLVEIRADDVPDGISASDHAVGLASSLANLAAYAENDAEDR; from the coding sequence ATGCCACGGACCGACACCGCATCTCGGGTGGTCGCCGCCCCGCCGGAACGCGTGTACGCGGCCCTCATCGACCCGGCGGCGCTCCTGGCCTGGCTTCCTCCGGCCGGCATGAGCGGCCGGTTCGACCACTTCGACCCGCGCCCGGGCGGGTCGTACCGACTGACCCTGACCTATGCGGACGCGTCCGGGGCACCCGGTAAGGCCACCGCCGACTCCGACGTCGTCGAGGCACGTTTCGTCGACATCGTCCCGGGTGTGCGCGTGGTGCAGGCGGTCGAGTTCGTCTCCGACGACCCCGCCTACGCCGGCACGATGGTCATGACCTGGTCGGTCGCCGCCGCCCACCCCGGCACGCTGGTGGAGATCCGCGCCGACGACGTCCCCGACGGCATCTCCGCCTCCGATCACGCCGTCGGGCTGGCTTCCTCGCTGGCCAACCTGGCCGCGTACGCCGAGAACGACGCCGAGGACCGCTGA
- a CDS encoding 3-oxoacyl-ACP synthase III family protein, protein MHAPDIHLLSVGTALPGPVVDNATLARRFRMDELWEQWIDVFVGTRTRHLAVDLETGEARYRLADLCEQAGRRALEQAGVEPSQVDLMVMGTSTPDQLMPATVNMVADRLGIDGLATYQLQSGCTGAVQALNVARQLLMTGEHTTALVLGGDVCSKIFDVETDLSTLSPSELVNVVLFGDGAGAAVLSTRGRPGSTKLVHVLTRLTGQGRAPGQQLEWFTKLDRDPDRAPSSEDYKAIEDSVPTMAAETLRELLDELEWEDTDLDYLLPPQLSGRMTEKIVARMDVRHPREITCVAETGNTGNALPFLQLERVLPRMATGDRAVGIAVESSKWIKAGFALERV, encoded by the coding sequence ATGCACGCGCCAGACATCCACCTGCTGTCGGTGGGCACCGCGCTGCCGGGCCCCGTCGTGGACAACGCGACGCTGGCCCGGCGGTTCCGCATGGATGAGCTGTGGGAGCAGTGGATCGACGTGTTCGTCGGCACCAGGACCCGCCACCTGGCGGTGGACCTGGAGACCGGCGAGGCCCGCTACCGGCTCGCCGACCTGTGCGAGCAGGCCGGCCGGCGGGCGCTGGAGCAGGCCGGCGTCGAACCGTCCCAGGTGGACCTCATGGTGATGGGCACCTCCACGCCCGACCAGCTGATGCCGGCCACCGTGAACATGGTCGCCGACCGGCTGGGCATCGATGGCCTGGCCACCTACCAGCTCCAGTCCGGCTGCACCGGGGCCGTGCAGGCGCTGAACGTGGCCCGGCAGCTGCTGATGACCGGTGAGCACACGACCGCGTTGGTGCTCGGCGGCGACGTGTGCAGCAAGATCTTCGACGTCGAGACCGACCTGTCCACGCTGTCTCCGTCCGAACTGGTCAACGTGGTGCTCTTCGGCGACGGCGCCGGGGCCGCGGTGCTGAGCACGCGGGGCCGCCCCGGCTCGACCAAGCTGGTGCACGTGCTGACCCGGCTGACCGGTCAGGGCCGGGCCCCCGGCCAGCAGCTGGAGTGGTTCACCAAGCTCGATCGCGACCCCGACCGCGCCCCGTCCAGCGAGGACTACAAGGCGATCGAGGACTCGGTTCCGACCATGGCCGCCGAGACGCTGCGGGAGCTGCTGGACGAGCTGGAGTGGGAGGACACCGACCTGGACTACCTGCTGCCGCCCCAGCTGTCCGGCCGGATGACCGAGAAGATCGTGGCGCGGATGGACGTCCGCCACCCGCGGGAGATCACCTGCGTCGCGGAGACCGGCAACACCGGCAACGCGCTGCCGTTCCTCCAGCTGGAGCGGGTGCTCCCGCGGATGGCCACGGGTGACCGGGCGGTGGGCATCGCCGTCGAGTCGAGCAAGTGGATCAAGGCCGGTTTCGCGTTGGAACGGGTGTGA